In Janthinobacterium sp. 67, a genomic segment contains:
- a CDS encoding IS110 family transposase — MFNLGIDVAKAKLDCALRLPNGKHRNKVVDNNDKGYTELHAWLLKHEAGSPRVCMEATGTYWERVAEYLAGRGMLVSVINPAQIKAFGASRLVRTKTDKVDAQLIADFAHERQPEPWLAPSPAEQALRAMVLRMEALQAMRQQESNRLDVARAAVRQGIVDHITWLDGQIKELIRAIRRHIDDDPDLRGKRELLDTIPGLGERTIPVLLSYYANPERFDSAKQAVAFAGLDPRQHESGSSVRGKPRMSKVGHSFLRKALYMPAMVTVYRTAWGKRFGQRLRAAGKAKKLIIGAMMRKLVHVAFGVLRSGKIFDPTLHAA; from the coding sequence ATGTTTAATCTGGGAATCGACGTTGCCAAGGCAAAGCTCGACTGCGCGCTGCGCCTGCCCAATGGCAAGCATCGTAACAAGGTAGTAGACAACAATGACAAAGGATACACCGAGCTGCACGCATGGCTACTCAAGCATGAGGCCGGCAGCCCGCGTGTGTGTATGGAAGCGACCGGCACCTACTGGGAAAGGGTGGCCGAATATCTGGCGGGACGGGGCATGCTGGTCAGTGTCATCAATCCGGCGCAGATCAAGGCCTTCGGCGCTTCGCGCCTGGTGCGCACGAAAACGGACAAAGTCGACGCGCAGCTGATCGCCGACTTCGCCCATGAACGCCAGCCCGAGCCATGGCTGGCGCCGTCGCCGGCCGAACAGGCACTGCGCGCCATGGTGCTGCGCATGGAAGCCTTGCAAGCCATGCGCCAGCAGGAAAGCAATCGGCTCGATGTGGCGCGTGCAGCGGTACGCCAGGGCATCGTCGATCACATCACCTGGCTCGATGGCCAGATCAAGGAACTGATCCGAGCCATCAGACGGCATATCGATGACGACCCGGATTTGCGCGGCAAGCGTGAGCTGCTCGACACCATTCCTGGCCTCGGAGAGCGGACAATTCCGGTGCTGCTGTCCTACTATGCCAATCCCGAGCGCTTCGACAGCGCCAAGCAAGCCGTGGCGTTTGCGGGACTCGACCCGCGCCAGCACGAGTCTGGTTCCAGCGTACGTGGCAAGCCACGCATGTCGAAGGTCGGCCATAGCTTCCTGCGCAAAGCGCTGTACATGCCCGCCATGGTGACCGTGTACCGGACAGCCTGGGGCAAGCGCTTTGGTCAGCGCCTGCGTGCTGCTGGCAAGGCAAAGAAACTGATCATCGGCGCCATGATGCGCAAGCTGGTGCACGTGGCATTCGGCGTGCTCAGGTCGGGAAAAATATTTGATCCGACCTTGCACGCCGCTTGA